The Blastomonas fulva genome contains a region encoding:
- a CDS encoding class I SAM-dependent methyltransferase produces the protein MAALDPQPVLMIGEPREDYTLIDSGGGRKFEAYGPYRFVRPEPQAMWPTTLPDWDADGAFIPGSDEDGGGKWQLEPNVPRDGWPLAWEEVRLTALNTPFRHLGFFPDMDPVWRWLREQIGEHQGDEPAKALNLFGYTGVGTLAMAAAGAELTHVDASKKSVAAARVNAALSGMESLPIRWLVDDCVKFAAREVRRGKRYDAILLDPPKFGRGPEGEVWKLEEHLPGLIADCRRLLDDRSRCLFLTVYAVRMSALALGELLAAHFADLPGKIEVGELAVREQAGGRLLPTAIFARWSNS, from the coding sequence ATGGCCGCTCTCGATCCGCAACCGGTGCTGATGATCGGCGAACCGCGTGAGGATTACACGCTGATCGACAGCGGTGGCGGGCGCAAGTTCGAAGCTTACGGCCCCTACCGCTTCGTCCGCCCCGAGCCGCAGGCGATGTGGCCGACGACGCTGCCCGACTGGGATGCCGATGGCGCGTTCATCCCCGGATCGGACGAGGATGGCGGCGGCAAGTGGCAGCTCGAACCCAACGTACCGCGCGATGGCTGGCCGCTCGCTTGGGAAGAGGTGCGGCTGACCGCGCTCAACACACCCTTCAGGCATCTTGGCTTCTTCCCCGATATGGATCCGGTGTGGCGCTGGCTGCGCGAGCAGATCGGCGAGCATCAGGGCGATGAGCCCGCCAAGGCGCTCAACCTGTTCGGCTATACCGGGGTCGGCACGCTGGCAATGGCGGCTGCGGGCGCCGAACTCACCCATGTCGATGCCTCGAAGAAGTCGGTGGCGGCAGCGCGGGTCAACGCCGCATTGTCGGGCATGGAGTCGCTGCCGATCCGCTGGCTGGTCGATGATTGCGTCAAGTTCGCCGCGCGCGAGGTGCGCCGGGGCAAGCGCTATGACGCGATCCTGCTCGATCCGCCCAAGTTCGGGCGCGGACCCGAGGGCGAGGTGTGGAAGCTCGAGGAGCATCTGCCCGGCCTGATCGCCGATTGCCGCCGGCTGCTCGATGACCGCTCGCGCTGCCTGTTCCTCACTGTCTATGCGGTGCGGATGTCGGCGCTGGCGCTGGGCGAACTGCTCGCGGCGCATTTCGCCGATCTGCCCGGGAAGATCGAGGTCGGCGAGCTTGCGGTGCGCGAGCAGGCGGGGGGACGATTGCTTCCCACTGCCATCTTCGCGCGCTGGTCGAACAGCTGA
- a CDS encoding Crp/Fnr family transcriptional regulator — protein sequence MPLGLGFAEGAWLGHLTFLILAVALIAPPMPWMRLGIVAASLAGLGFALGFAKDLGLAFWFFVLLVISASMLARYLMAERNSRFSAEEEALRSSFMGEMTRAGARHLMDQGNWITGRSGEVLINEGEAISHLFYLHDGAAEITLHGNPVGAVSGGDLIGDATALSGEPATGTVRLTTDSRFWCVSAPKLRQYLDLHPDARTVIERQINSALDRKLRAANAALAGD from the coding sequence ATGCCGCTTGGACTGGGTTTTGCCGAAGGTGCCTGGCTTGGGCATCTCACGTTCCTGATACTCGCGGTCGCGCTGATCGCCCCGCCGATGCCGTGGATGCGACTCGGGATCGTCGCAGCATCGCTCGCTGGGCTCGGCTTTGCGCTGGGTTTCGCCAAGGACCTCGGCCTTGCCTTCTGGTTCTTCGTGCTGCTCGTGATCAGCGCATCGATGCTGGCGCGCTATCTGATGGCCGAGCGCAACTCGCGATTCTCGGCAGAGGAGGAGGCGCTGCGCTCGAGCTTCATGGGCGAGATGACCCGCGCCGGAGCGCGCCATCTGATGGACCAGGGCAACTGGATTACCGGACGCAGCGGGGAGGTGCTGATCAACGAGGGAGAGGCGATCAGCCACCTTTTCTATCTGCACGATGGCGCAGCGGAGATCACGCTGCACGGCAATCCTGTCGGCGCGGTCTCAGGCGGGGACCTGATCGGCGATGCGACCGCGCTGAGCGGCGAGCCTGCCACCGGCACCGTGCGGCTGACCACCGACAGCCGGTTCTGGTGCGTGTCCGCGCCAAAATTGCGCCAGTACCTCGATCTTCACCCGGATGCGCGCACGGTGATTGAGCGCCAGATCAACAGCGCGCTCGACCGCAAGCTCCGCGCGGCCAACGCCGCGCTGGCGGGGGATTGA
- a CDS encoding dihydroneopterin aldolase, translated as MQNRLPTLTDTKPDSLILEVADFDVNVLTGIYSEETKLPQPLRFTIQAEMLAEDHYGPDTPLAASKNYMDLKHAASTALPQGVHFTLIEAVADHVIETLFLQDPRIRRLTIKIIKLAIAEQGESIGITLTRTRR; from the coding sequence ATGCAGAACAGGCTACCCACATTGACCGATACCAAACCCGACAGCCTGATCCTCGAGGTCGCCGATTTCGATGTCAACGTTCTCACCGGCATCTATTCGGAAGAGACCAAGCTGCCCCAGCCGCTGCGCTTCACCATCCAGGCGGAGATGCTGGCTGAGGATCATTACGGGCCCGATACGCCGCTGGCGGCATCCAAGAACTATATGGATCTCAAGCACGCAGCCTCGACCGCGCTGCCGCAGGGCGTGCATTTCACGTTGATCGAGGCGGTCGCGGATCATGTCATCGAGACGCTGTTCCTGCAGGACCCCCGCATCCGCCGGCTGACGATCAAGATCATCAAGCTGGCGATCGCCGAGCAGGGCGAATCGATCGGCATCACGTTGACCCGGACGCGCCGGTGA
- a CDS encoding fasciclin domain-containing protein — MRSQAVAALLGLTLTVAACGSQDGGGDPVKRIDPKSLEVAEASGEVEPDAILRVDEVVLRNPDLSTLARAIKAAGLAEALGADTPMTLFAPDNGAFDKVGVDALAELLLPANKERLATVLKYHVIPGRLTAADLRKRIGDSGGSVEIVTLQGERLNASVELDQIRLSDASGNVASIALPDLAASNGVVHGIDQVLGPQL, encoded by the coding sequence ATGCGTTCACAAGCCGTTGCTGCCCTGTTGGGTCTGACCCTCACCGTCGCGGCCTGTGGCAGCCAGGATGGCGGCGGCGATCCGGTCAAGCGGATCGATCCCAAGAGCCTGGAGGTGGCCGAGGCCAGCGGCGAGGTCGAGCCCGATGCCATCTTGCGCGTCGATGAGGTGGTGCTGCGCAACCCCGATCTGTCGACGCTGGCGCGCGCGATCAAGGCAGCCGGTCTGGCTGAGGCACTGGGCGCCGACACGCCGATGACGCTTTTTGCGCCCGACAATGGTGCCTTCGACAAGGTCGGGGTCGATGCGCTCGCCGAGCTGCTGCTGCCCGCCAACAAGGAGCGGCTGGCGACCGTCCTGAAATATCACGTCATCCCCGGACGGCTGACCGCCGCCGATCTGCGCAAGCGCATCGGCGACAGCGGCGGCAGCGTCGAGATCGTGACGCTGCAGGGCGAAAGGCTCAACGCTTCGGTCGAGCTCGACCAGATCCGCCTGTCCGACGCCAGCGGCAACGTCGCCTCGATCGCGCTGCCCGATCTGGCGGCGAGCAATGGCGTGGTGCACGGCATCGATCAGGTGCTCGGCCCGCAGCTTTAA
- a CDS encoding heme-binding protein — translation MMRIGKVTASLAVLALVLSSCGGGNSSGTTPAPSPTPTPNPAPPPSGGNFVAPAQESLSVGEVQTIIAQAVSEAQRRNLPSVIAVVDRVGNVLGVFRMNGARAQARTSAMTEAGLNSPLVDAQGLDVPAEMAAISKAVTGAYLSSGGNAFSSRTASQIVQQHFPPAPSTRGLESGPLFGVQFSQLPCSDLAARFQSAGGTSALIGPKRAPLGLAADPGGLPLYKNGVVVGAIGVMGDGDYGFDPNILDRDIDPEEAIAFAGTQGFAAADAIRADRITVDGTSLRFSDITGSDIGSVSGNFAAINGTAGSLVAVRGYSTAAIIAGTPYGTEASGIRAARAAEFNNSDAFILTDGAGNNRYPIRAGTDSASNSQPLTAAEVRAVLEEAFTVLTRARAQIRRPLDSRMQASISVVDTHGEVLGIVRSPDAPIFGIDVSLQKARTAMFFSNAQAASNLMSAGGGVAPFVQAMRTFLGDTSSLTGNFAYGNRSVGNLARPYFPDGELGRPPGPLSRPIKDFNPFAVGLQVQLVAANIIQHAQFVSGASPTDTAQRCTALPDTAQGQNRLENGIQIFPGSVPIYRGSQLVGGIGVSGDGIDQDDMVSFLGLNNGGARVGGIGNAPKDRRADRIVVNVGSAQVRLRYVSCPFAPFLDTNAQNVCEGL, via the coding sequence ATGATGCGGATTGGCAAGGTTACGGCGTCGCTGGCGGTGCTGGCGCTCGTGCTCAGCTCCTGCGGGGGCGGCAACAGCAGCGGTACCACGCCTGCGCCCAGCCCCACCCCGACACCCAATCCCGCGCCGCCCCCCAGCGGAGGCAATTTCGTCGCGCCAGCGCAGGAATCGCTCAGCGTGGGGGAAGTTCAGACGATCATCGCCCAGGCGGTGAGCGAGGCGCAGCGCCGCAACCTGCCATCGGTGATCGCGGTGGTCGACCGGGTCGGCAATGTGCTGGGCGTGTTCCGCATGAACGGCGCGCGGGCGCAGGCGCGCACCAGCGCGATGACCGAGGCGGGGCTGAACAGCCCGCTGGTCGATGCGCAGGGGCTTGATGTGCCCGCCGAAATGGCTGCGATCTCCAAGGCGGTGACCGGTGCGTACCTGTCGAGCGGCGGCAACGCCTTCTCCAGCCGCACCGCCAGCCAGATCGTCCAGCAGCACTTTCCGCCGGCGCCCTCGACGCGCGGGCTGGAGAGCGGCCCGCTGTTCGGGGTGCAGTTCAGCCAGTTGCCCTGTTCGGACCTTGCGGCGCGGTTCCAGTCGGCAGGCGGCACCTCGGCGCTGATCGGTCCCAAGCGCGCGCCGCTAGGCCTTGCCGCTGATCCCGGCGGTTTGCCGCTCTACAAGAACGGCGTGGTCGTCGGCGCGATCGGCGTGATGGGCGATGGCGATTACGGCTTCGATCCCAACATCCTCGACCGCGATATCGACCCCGAAGAGGCGATCGCCTTTGCCGGAACCCAGGGCTTTGCCGCGGCCGACGCCATCCGCGCGGACCGTATCACGGTGGATGGCACCAGCCTCAGGTTCAGCGATATCACCGGCAGCGACATCGGCTCGGTGTCGGGCAATTTTGCGGCGATCAACGGCACTGCCGGCAGCCTTGTCGCGGTGCGCGGTTACAGCACCGCCGCGATCATCGCTGGCACGCCCTATGGCACCGAGGCTTCGGGCATCCGCGCGGCGCGCGCTGCCGAGTTCAACAATTCCGATGCGTTCATCCTGACCGATGGGGCGGGCAACAACCGCTATCCGATCCGCGCCGGTACCGACAGCGCGAGCAATTCGCAACCGCTGACAGCGGCGGAGGTCCGCGCCGTGCTGGAAGAGGCGTTCACCGTGCTCACCCGCGCGCGCGCGCAGATCCGCCGCCCGCTCGACAGCCGGATGCAGGCGTCGATCTCGGTCGTCGATACGCATGGCGAGGTGCTCGGCATCGTCCGCTCTCCCGATGCGCCGATCTTCGGCATCGATGTGTCGCTGCAAAAGGCGCGCACCGCGATGTTCTTCTCCAACGCCCAGGCGGCTTCCAACCTGATGTCGGCGGGTGGGGGAGTCGCCCCGTTCGTCCAGGCGATGCGCACCTTCCTCGGCGACACCAGCTCGCTCACCGGCAATTTTGCCTATGGCAACCGCAGCGTCGGCAATCTCGCGCGGCCCTATTTCCCCGATGGCGAACTTGGGCGACCGCCAGGCCCGCTGTCGCGCCCGATCAAGGATTTCAATCCCTTTGCGGTGGGGCTGCAGGTCCAGCTGGTCGCCGCCAACATCATCCAGCATGCACAGTTCGTCTCGGGCGCATCGCCCACCGACACCGCTCAGCGCTGCACCGCGCTGCCCGATACCGCGCAGGGACAGAACCGGCTCGAAAACGGCATCCAGATCTTCCCCGGATCGGTCCCGATCTATCGTGGCAGCCAGCTGGTCGGCGGCATCGGGGTGTCAGGTGACGGCATCGATCAGGACGACATGGTCAGCTTCCTCGGGCTGAACAACGGCGGCGCGCGGGTGGGCGGTATCGGCAATGCGCCCAAGGATCGGCGCGCGGACCGTATCGTGGTCAATGTCGGCAGCGCACAGGTCCGGCTGCGCTATGTCAGCTGCCCGTTTGCGCCGTTCCTCGATACCAACGCCCAGAACGTCTGCGAGGGTCTGTAG
- a CDS encoding SDR family oxidoreductase, translating into MSAAGSARLALITGGCRRVGAAIAAELARSGWALALHGRSDAVPDAELAEVLAECETHWHGFTADLGQASAPAELIAAVIAHFGRAPDLLVNNASLFDYDDLASLTPKMLTDHFAVNTFAPVLLARDLVAAAGEGAQPAIVQIIDQRVRNPNGDQLSYTLSKQALAESIRTLARAFGPSARVNGVAPGLTLATSDYDDAQMARLAARMPLGRLSTPQDIARAVRYLADEPAITGQLLFVDGGAHMLSLDRDFVFLDRQEEA; encoded by the coding sequence GTGAGCGCGGCGGGCAGCGCGCGACTGGCGCTCATCACCGGCGGATGCCGCCGGGTCGGTGCTGCCATTGCTGCCGAACTGGCCCGATCGGGCTGGGCGCTGGCGCTGCACGGACGCAGCGATGCGGTGCCCGATGCCGAACTGGCAGAGGTTCTTGCGGAGTGCGAAACGCACTGGCACGGTTTTACCGCCGATCTGGGGCAGGCTTCGGCGCCTGCGGAGCTGATCGCTGCGGTGATCGCGCATTTCGGCCGCGCGCCTGATCTGCTGGTCAACAACGCCTCGCTGTTCGATTATGACGACCTTGCCAGCCTGACGCCGAAGATGCTGACCGATCATTTTGCGGTCAACACCTTCGCGCCGGTGCTGCTGGCGCGCGATCTGGTGGCAGCAGCAGGGGAGGGGGCGCAGCCTGCGATCGTCCAGATCATCGACCAGCGGGTTCGCAACCCCAATGGCGACCAGCTGTCTTACACCCTTTCCAAACAGGCGCTGGCCGAATCGATCCGCACGCTCGCGCGCGCCTTCGGGCCCAGCGCGCGGGTCAACGGCGTCGCGCCCGGGCTGACGCTGGCGACCAGCGACTATGACGACGCGCAAATGGCACGGCTCGCCGCGCGGATGCCGCTGGGGCGGTTGTCCACGCCGCAAGACATTGCACGTGCGGTGCGCTACCTTGCAGACGAGCCGGCGATCACCGGCCAGTTGCTTTTCGTCGATGGCGGTGCCCATATGCTCAGCCTGGATCGGGACTTTGTTTTCCTGGACAGGCAGGAAGAGGCCTGA
- a CDS encoding cytochrome c family protein, whose protein sequence is MHNSGLSAVSRVGGVRAVFAAFGCLALAIGAFFIANFAGAERLEAQASRAASGTHMGVGSCAGSTCHGRNEADGEVVRQDELWRWQEESTPGGAHARAFRVLGEPRSLAIGKKLGIGDPRSAAMCLGCHSTPAAAKGPRYQASDGVSCEACHGAASGWLASHYATGTSHARNVSQGLVPLENAQARAGVCLDCHLGNDAPGQFVNHRIMAAGHPRIAFELDLFSTLTQHHDEDADYRQRKGKTNSMRMWAVGQAIALERSLSLFGKPGLGTEGVFPEFYFFDCHSCHRRIYDEEDARPAKISNPGRPIPTGMPPYNDENMIMLSAAVRIAAPELAQQYEGQTRAFHAAMAQGRGPAVEAANRLRQTAMALADRFSRSDFTRAQTFSIMESIASEAISPRFTDYEGSVQAVMAVDTLLSGLVTQGQVSGGAATSLRAQINQAYAAVAEPNSYKPLEFRRALGGAVRTIRALQ, encoded by the coding sequence ATGCACAATTCAGGGCTTTCGGCCGTATCGCGGGTGGGTGGTGTTCGGGCTGTGTTTGCAGCGTTCGGGTGCCTTGCCCTTGCCATCGGCGCTTTCTTCATCGCGAATTTTGCCGGGGCCGAGCGGCTCGAGGCACAGGCCTCGCGCGCCGCATCGGGCACCCATATGGGCGTCGGCAGCTGCGCCGGATCGACCTGCCATGGCCGCAACGAGGCCGATGGCGAAGTCGTGCGCCAAGACGAGCTGTGGCGCTGGCAGGAAGAATCGACACCCGGCGGCGCGCATGCCCGTGCGTTCCGCGTGCTCGGCGAACCGCGCAGCCTCGCGATCGGCAAGAAGCTGGGGATCGGCGATCCGCGCTCTGCCGCGATGTGCCTGGGCTGTCACTCCACACCTGCTGCAGCCAAGGGCCCGCGCTACCAGGCGAGCGACGGCGTAAGCTGCGAGGCCTGCCACGGCGCGGCATCGGGCTGGTTGGCGAGCCATTATGCCACCGGCACCAGCCATGCGCGTAACGTGTCGCAAGGGCTCGTCCCGCTGGAAAATGCGCAGGCGCGTGCGGGTGTGTGCCTCGACTGCCATCTGGGCAACGATGCGCCGGGCCAGTTCGTCAACCACCGCATCATGGCGGCAGGGCATCCGCGCATCGCTTTCGAGCTCGACCTGTTCTCCACGCTGACACAGCACCATGACGAGGACGCCGACTATCGCCAGCGCAAGGGCAAGACCAATTCCATGCGGATGTGGGCGGTGGGTCAGGCGATCGCGCTCGAACGCTCGCTCAGCCTGTTCGGCAAGCCAGGGCTGGGCACGGAAGGCGTGTTCCCCGAATTCTATTTCTTCGATTGCCACAGCTGCCATCGCCGCATCTATGACGAGGAAGATGCCCGCCCGGCGAAGATCTCCAATCCCGGCCGTCCGATCCCCACCGGCATGCCGCCCTATAACGACGAGAACATGATCATGCTGTCGGCGGCGGTGCGGATCGCCGCGCCCGAACTGGCCCAGCAATATGAGGGGCAGACGCGCGCCTTCCACGCCGCGATGGCGCAGGGCAGGGGGCCTGCGGTAGAAGCGGCCAACCGGCTACGACAGACCGCGATGGCGCTCGCCGACCGGTTCAGCCGCAGCGACTTCACCCGCGCGCAGACCTTCTCGATCATGGAATCGATCGCGAGCGAGGCGATTTCCCCGCGCTTCACCGATTACGAAGGCTCGGTGCAGGCGGTGATGGCGGTCGACACGCTGCTCAGCGGTCTGGTGACCCAGGGTCAGGTCTCGGGCGGGGCGGCGACATCGCTGCGCGCGCAGATCAACCAGGCTTATGCCGCGGTGGCCGAGCCCAATTCCTACAAGCCGCTGGAATTCCGCCGGGCGCTGGGCGGGGCCGTGCGCACCATCCGGGCGCTGCAGTGA